GTATATCGGTATGTCCCGTTCATTTTTTTCCCCCGAATCGCTTTTATTTTAGTTTGATTTTATATAAGCGCAAGCATGGCGGAATGAGCAAAATTCTTGATGAGCATTAAGCAAAAAGGTTTGGTTATTACCTAAATTCTCAAATTTAAGACTGAAATCAATCATGGAATATCAGATTGAAACGATTGTTACTCGATCAGCTGTGCATCCCAGAACTATCGGCAGAATGCCATAACGCTATTTTAGCGAAGGAAAACGCTTCCACTCATCAATCTGAGGTGTCGCTCCGATCATTCAAAAATGAGATAGAACTGGGGGATAGATGGTATTTGCGGGGCGATAGAGCTGTCTGGTTCTTTTTTTAATCGATTTTGATTGCTACCATGGCATGAATTATGCATTTGGGAGTGAAAAGATAATTCTTTTGAGCTGGATTTGACGAGGAGGTTTATCTATGCAATCAAAGGCAATTTTGCTCGTATCTTTGTGCACCTGGTTCGTCATGGGCACCATGGGTTGCGATCGAGAACCCACCAAGCCTTCAAATCGGACTGGCCATATCATCGTTCATTTGACCGACGCCCCAGCGCGCTTCGATGCGGTTAATATCACCTTTTCCGAAATCAGCGCCCATATTGATTCTGATTGGGTGAATGTAGAGCTCGAGTCCGATTCGACTGTGAATTTGCTGGATTATGCCAATGGCAAGACGCTGGTTCTGGCGCAAGGAGACGTACCAGCAGGTCATTACACCCAAATTCGGCTAAAAATCAAATCAGCGCAAATCGCCATAGATGGACTGACGTATCCGTTGGATGTGCCAAGTGGTGCACAATCGGGTCTTAAATTTAGGCTTAATCTAGATGTCCAACCAGGCAGTTCCTACGAACTTGTTATTGATTTTGATGCCAATCGGTCGATCCTCGTAACTGGGCCTAAAAATAATCTAGCAAGTTATAAATTGAAGCCATGTATTCGGGTCCTTTCAAAGGCAATGACTGGCTCCATTACTGGAACGGTCAGCAATGCCAGAGATTTGCCTGTTGCTTATGCCATCCAAAGCGCTGATACCATTACGTCGACAATGACCGATCCAGATAATGGAAGATTTTTGCTAGCCTTTCTACCAGAAGGAAACTATACGGTGTCACTCCGTGATACACTTGGACGAGCTTTCAGCAAAGATTTCGTTCTTGTTTCACCTGGCAAAAGCTTTGATCTGGGGATAATCACTTTGCAATGAATGACTGATCTTTCGGCTGAGTCTTTTTGATGAAATTGAGGGTTCGAGTTATTTTTTGGAGGATATGGTGAGCGTGCTGTGGAGAAAAAGCACATTCTGGATAGTGGGGTTATGGTGTGTTTTACTGTCTCAAGTAAATCATGTATCCAGCCAGGTTTTATCAACGAACCAAGTCTGGTCTGTTGATACAGTCTTTGCCTTTGATGAGAGCATGCTTGCACCGCTAGCTCAAAAAGTTGTCATTACCGATGCCCCTGGCAGAAAGGGGAAGGAGTTTCGGGATACAACCATCTATGTCAACAGCGAGCTGCGGCTTTATGCAGCACTCTATAACAATGGAAAATATAAAAGCGAGGCCAAAGTTGATTGGCTCTGGGCTGATACAACATCGCATCGCTTCACAGCATCAGATACCAGCCAATACCTTGGTTTTGGATCAACCATCATTTTTAAGCCGAAAAAGACTGGGGCTGGTTTCATCTTTGTTAAAAACTTGCCGAACGCGATGGGGGATTCTACCGGTAAAATAACAATCATCACACTCGAAAAACTAAAGATCA
The candidate division KSB1 bacterium DNA segment above includes these coding regions:
- a CDS encoding DUF4382 domain-containing protein gives rise to the protein MQSKAILLVSLCTWFVMGTMGCDREPTKPSNRTGHIIVHLTDAPARFDAVNITFSEISAHIDSDWVNVELESDSTVNLLDYANGKTLVLAQGDVPAGHYTQIRLKIKSAQIAIDGLTYPLDVPSGAQSGLKFRLNLDVQPGSSYELVIDFDANRSILVTGPKNNLASYKLKPCIRVLSKAMTGSITGTVSNARDLPVAYAIQSADTITSTMTDPDNGRFLLAFLPEGNYTVSLRDTLGRAFSKDFVLVSPGKSFDLGIITLQ